From Phenylobacterium montanum, the proteins below share one genomic window:
- a CDS encoding AAA family ATPase, whose protein sequence is MTISASAPEPASLASVEAIVENLAAVGYIASRRIATALFMASHLTKPILVEGSAGVGKTELALSTAAMLGLPLIRMQCYEGLDESRALYEWKYGKQLLYTQILKDRIGETLGDAPTMDLAMDRLHGMADLFFSEPFLEPRPLLQALRTEAGCVLLIDEVDKADEAFEAFLLEILSAYQVSVPELGVIKAVTPPIVFLTSNNVRDLGDALKRRCLHLHIPLPDAKLEQRIVSTRVPGIEEALNHQLVGFVQKLRAMDLRKSPSISETVDWARVLLLLHAHALEGEMVRDTLNVLLKFEQDIAAVEPQINELIKAG, encoded by the coding sequence TTGACCATTTCCGCTTCCGCGCCGGAACCGGCGTCGCTCGCCTCGGTCGAGGCCATCGTCGAGAACCTGGCCGCCGTCGGCTATATCGCTTCGCGCCGGATCGCGACCGCCCTGTTCATGGCCTCGCACCTGACCAAGCCCATCCTGGTGGAGGGCTCGGCCGGGGTGGGCAAGACCGAGCTGGCCCTGTCCACCGCCGCCATGCTCGGCCTGCCGCTGATCCGCATGCAGTGCTACGAGGGCCTGGACGAGAGCCGCGCCCTCTATGAGTGGAAGTACGGCAAGCAGTTGCTCTACACCCAGATCCTGAAGGACCGCATCGGCGAGACCCTGGGCGACGCGCCGACCATGGACCTGGCCATGGACCGGCTGCACGGCATGGCCGACCTGTTCTTCTCCGAGCCCTTCCTTGAGCCGCGGCCTTTGCTGCAGGCGCTGCGCACCGAGGCGGGCTGCGTGCTCTTGATCGACGAGGTGGACAAGGCCGACGAGGCGTTCGAGGCGTTCCTGCTGGAAATCCTCTCGGCCTATCAGGTCTCGGTGCCGGAATTGGGAGTGATCAAGGCGGTGACGCCGCCGATCGTGTTCCTGACCTCGAACAACGTCCGCGACCTGGGCGACGCCCTGAAGCGCCGCTGCCTGCACCTGCACATCCCCCTGCCCGACGCCAAGCTGGAGCAACGGATCGTCTCCACCCGCGTGCCGGGGATCGAGGAGGCTCTGAACCACCAGCTGGTGGGCTTTGTGCAGAAGCTGCGGGCGATGGACCTGCGCAAGTCACCGTCGATCTCGGAGACGGTGGACTGGGCGCGGGTGCTGCTGTTGCTGCACGCCCATGCCCTGGAAGGCGAGATGGTGCGCGATACCCTGAACGTGCTCTTGAAATTCGAGCAGG
- a CDS encoding long-chain-fatty-acid--CoA ligase, whose protein sequence is MYEPDKIRTVADIARVQAELRPDAVALVCDDLEITYAAFERLTNQCAHALINAGVRPGDRIACLTKNSAEFFVLWFGAVKARACLAPVNWRLAPPEVAFILQDAGAKLLVASRDFEAVVDMIVSDCPDLHRLIQVEPGHPRWPAFFDWIGAYPETDPGLQLQPDDDVIQLYTSGTTGLPKGVRLTSANFEQVFAAAAKGLWADFDAGKTVLVAMPTFHVSGTNVGLLGLLQGSRNVVLREINPVHLLEVLEQEQVAYAFLVPAVINMLLQTPGIETADVSKLERLFYGASPIAEEVLLKASERFSATFTQLYGLTETIGVGAMLPPEDHDPRRGKLRACGKQWEAAELRVVRPDGEIAEPGEVGEIQIRSKGVMKGYWNRPEATAQAIDAEGWFRSGDAGYFDDDGYLYIYDRVKDMIISGGENVYPAEVENALFSHFAVADAAVIGVPDSRWGEAVKAVVVLRPGMSVSAADLIAHCKKRIAGYKCPKSVDFIAVLPRNPSGKVLRRELRAPYWEGKQRQVG, encoded by the coding sequence ATGTACGAACCTGACAAGATCCGCACGGTGGCGGACATTGCGCGCGTCCAGGCCGAGTTGCGCCCCGACGCCGTCGCCCTGGTCTGCGACGACCTCGAAATCACCTATGCCGCGTTCGAGCGCCTGACCAACCAGTGCGCCCACGCCCTGATTAACGCCGGCGTTCGCCCTGGCGACCGCATCGCCTGCCTGACCAAGAACAGCGCCGAGTTCTTCGTCCTGTGGTTCGGGGCGGTAAAGGCGCGCGCCTGCCTGGCCCCCGTCAACTGGCGCCTGGCCCCGCCGGAGGTGGCCTTCATCCTGCAGGACGCGGGCGCCAAACTGCTCGTCGCCAGCCGCGACTTCGAAGCGGTGGTCGACATGATCGTCTCCGACTGCCCCGACCTGCACCGCCTGATCCAGGTCGAGCCCGGCCACCCGCGCTGGCCCGCCTTCTTCGACTGGATCGGCGCCTATCCCGAAACCGACCCCGGCCTTCAGCTCCAGCCCGACGACGACGTCATCCAGCTCTACACCTCCGGCACCACCGGCCTGCCCAAGGGTGTGCGGCTGACCTCGGCCAATTTCGAGCAGGTGTTCGCGGCGGCGGCCAAGGGCCTGTGGGCCGACTTCGACGCCGGCAAGACCGTGCTGGTGGCCATGCCGACCTTCCACGTCTCCGGGACCAATGTCGGCCTCCTGGGCCTCTTGCAAGGCAGCCGCAACGTGGTGCTGCGCGAGATCAATCCGGTCCATCTGCTAGAGGTGCTGGAACAGGAACAGGTCGCCTACGCCTTCCTGGTGCCGGCGGTGATCAACATGCTGCTGCAGACGCCGGGCATCGAAACCGCCGACGTCTCCAAGCTCGAGCGCCTGTTCTACGGCGCCTCGCCGATCGCCGAGGAGGTGCTGCTGAAGGCCTCCGAGCGCTTCTCCGCCACCTTCACCCAGCTCTACGGCCTGACCGAGACCATCGGCGTCGGCGCCATGCTGCCGCCCGAGGACCACGACCCGCGCCGCGGCAAGCTCAGGGCCTGCGGCAAGCAGTGGGAGGCGGCCGAGCTGCGCGTGGTCCGCCCCGACGGCGAGATCGCCGAACCCGGCGAGGTCGGCGAAATCCAGATCCGCTCGAAAGGGGTGATGAAGGGCTACTGGAACCGCCCCGAGGCCACCGCCCAGGCCATCGACGCCGAGGGCTGGTTCCGCTCCGGCGACGCCGGCTATTTCGACGACGACGGCTATCTCTACATCTACGACCGGGTGAAGGACATGATCATCTCGGGCGGCGAGAACGTCTATCCCGCCGAGGTGGAGAACGCCCTGTTCAGCCACTTCGCGGTGGCCGACGCCGCCGTGATCGGCGTGCCCGACAGCCGCTGGGGCGAGGCGGTGAAGGCGGTGGTGGTCCTGCGACCCGGCATGTCCGTCTCCGCCGCCGACCTGATCGCCCACTGCAAGAAGCGCATCGCCGGTTACAAATGCCCCAAGAGCGTGGACTTCATCGCCGTGCTGCCACGAAATCCGTCGGGCAAGGTGCTGCGGCGGGAGCTGAGGGCGCCGTACTGGGAGGGGAAGCAGCGGCAGGTGGGGTAG
- a CDS encoding DHA2 family efflux MFS transporter permease subunit, with protein sequence MTAVAAETEAPVNQVMVTVSVMLATIMTALDMTIANVALPHMAGTVGASADQITWVLTSYIVASAIMTPMSGWLAGRLGRKQVFVWSIIGFTVASALCGAAQSLEQIVLFRILQGAFGAAMGPLSQAVMLDTFPGAQRGPAMAIWGVGVMVAPIVGPVLGGWLTDDFSWRWVFYINLPIGVLCLMGVMGFIHDTDQPRKIRFDVVGFSLLSVFLGGLQLFLDRGQNNDWFNSVETQIEFTASMLALVLFTIHTLLFDRPFLPRALFKDANLMTASGMSLVVGMLVFSVLALLPPMAETLLGYPVVTTGLVMAPRGLGGLVSMLMVGQLVNRFDARLLIATGFAFFCASFFMMSHFSLQMNAYAIAMTGLIQGLGTGLVFMPMTVLAFATLNPALRADAAGAFALVRNLGQSVGVSIMQALFVRNSDAVHARLTEAVRTDNPLMQPPYLQAPLTTPLGLAAMEGEVSRQAAMVAYIDVFRMMFIATAVLIPMVMLLRKPSMSGPIEVEISE encoded by the coding sequence TTGACCGCCGTCGCCGCCGAGACCGAAGCGCCCGTCAACCAGGTGATGGTCACCGTCTCGGTGATGCTGGCGACGATCATGACGGCGCTGGACATGACCATCGCCAATGTCGCCCTGCCGCACATGGCCGGAACGGTAGGGGCGTCGGCGGACCAGATCACCTGGGTCCTGACCAGCTATATCGTGGCCTCGGCGATCATGACCCCGATGAGCGGCTGGCTGGCCGGGCGGCTGGGGCGCAAGCAGGTGTTCGTCTGGTCGATCATCGGCTTCACGGTCGCCTCGGCCCTGTGCGGCGCGGCCCAGAGCCTGGAGCAGATCGTGCTGTTCCGCATCCTGCAGGGGGCGTTCGGCGCGGCCATGGGGCCGCTGTCCCAGGCGGTGATGCTCGACACCTTTCCCGGCGCTCAGCGCGGCCCCGCCATGGCCATCTGGGGCGTCGGCGTGATGGTGGCGCCGATCGTCGGGCCGGTTTTGGGCGGCTGGCTGACCGACGACTTCTCCTGGCGCTGGGTGTTCTACATCAACCTGCCGATCGGGGTGCTGTGCCTGATGGGGGTGATGGGCTTCATCCACGACACCGATCAGCCGCGGAAGATCCGCTTCGACGTGGTCGGCTTCTCCCTCCTGTCCGTGTTCCTGGGCGGCTTGCAGCTTTTTCTAGACCGCGGCCAGAACAACGACTGGTTCAACTCGGTGGAGACGCAGATCGAGTTCACCGCGTCGATGCTGGCCCTGGTGCTGTTCACCATCCACACCCTGCTGTTCGACCGGCCGTTCCTGCCGCGGGCCCTGTTCAAGGACGCCAACCTGATGACCGCCTCGGGCATGAGCCTGGTGGTGGGGATGCTGGTGTTCTCGGTCCTGGCCTTGCTTCCGCCGATGGCCGAGACCCTGCTGGGCTATCCGGTGGTGACCACGGGCCTGGTCATGGCGCCGCGGGGCCTGGGCGGGCTGGTCTCGATGCTGATGGTGGGGCAGTTGGTCAACCGGTTCGACGCGCGGCTGCTGATCGCCACCGGCTTCGCCTTCTTCTGCGCCTCGTTCTTCATGATGAGCCACTTCTCGCTGCAGATGAACGCCTACGCCATCGCCATGACCGGCCTGATCCAGGGCCTGGGCACGGGGCTGGTGTTCATGCCGATGACGGTGCTGGCCTTCGCCACCCTGAACCCGGCCTTGCGCGCCGACGCGGCCGGCGCCTTCGCCCTGGTGCGCAACCTGGGCCAGAGCGTCGGGGTCTCGATCATGCAGGCCCTGTTCGTCAGGAATTCCGACGCGGTGCACGCGCGCCTGACCGAGGCGGTGCGCACCGACAACCCCTTGATGCAGCCGCCCTATCTGCAGGCGCCCCTGACCACCCCGCTCGGTCTTGCGGCGATGGAGGGCGAGGTCAGCCGCCAGGCGGCCATGGTCGCCTATATCGACGTGTTCCGCATGATGTTCATCGCCACGGCGGTGCTGATCCCGATGGTGATGCTGCTCAGGAAGCCTTCGATGAGCGGGCCGATCGAGGTGGAGATTTCGGAATAG
- a CDS encoding LysR family transcriptional regulator: protein MYDWDDLKVFVAAARAGSQTGAARRLGIDAATVGRRVARLESSLRSTLFIRSAQGLELTASGARLFEIGLNAEAAMAAVAQVGESDVVGGTVRISVAEGFGTAVLAPALPAFHRLRPNVRIELAAHAGFLSPTRREVDMAITLDTPTDPRLFIEPLTDYQLALYAAPDYLKRAGTPEQIADLHRFDLVGYVDDLIFAAALKYLEELDPDLRPTLSSSSIRAQQQIITAGGGVGVLPCFMAEGLTRVLDDQVLLTRRFWMSAHRELSNTARLKTLRDWMKGLVVEQRRLLSPY, encoded by the coding sequence TTGTACGATTGGGACGATCTCAAAGTGTTCGTCGCCGCGGCCCGGGCCGGGTCGCAGACCGGGGCGGCGCGGCGGCTGGGCATAGATGCGGCCACGGTGGGGCGGCGGGTGGCGCGGCTGGAGAGTTCGCTGCGCTCGACCCTGTTCATCCGCTCGGCCCAGGGACTGGAGCTGACCGCCTCGGGCGCGCGGCTGTTCGAGATCGGGCTGAACGCCGAGGCGGCGATGGCGGCGGTGGCCCAGGTCGGCGAGAGCGACGTGGTCGGCGGCACGGTGCGGATCAGCGTCGCGGAAGGCTTCGGCACCGCGGTCCTGGCCCCCGCCCTGCCCGCCTTCCATCGCCTGAGGCCCAATGTGCGGATCGAGCTGGCGGCCCACGCCGGCTTTCTCTCGCCCACCCGGCGCGAGGTGGACATGGCCATCACCCTGGACACGCCCACGGACCCGCGCCTGTTCATCGAACCCCTGACCGACTACCAGCTCGCCCTCTATGCCGCGCCGGACTACCTGAAGCGCGCCGGGACGCCGGAGCAGATCGCCGACCTGCACCGCTTCGACCTGGTGGGCTATGTCGACGACCTGATCTTTGCCGCGGCGCTGAAATACCTGGAGGAGTTGGACCCGGACCTGCGCCCCACCCTCTCCTCCTCCTCGATCCGCGCCCAGCAGCAGATCATCACCGCCGGCGGCGGGGTGGGCGTCCTGCCCTGCTTCATGGCCGAGGGCCTGACGCGGGTGCTGGACGACCAGGTGCTGCTGACCCGGCGTTTCTGGATGAGCGCCCACCGCGAGCTTTCCAACACCGCGCGGCTGAAGACCCTGAGGGACTGGATGAAGGGGCTGGTGGTGGAGCAGCGGAGACTGCTGTCGCCCTACTGA
- a CDS encoding CoA-acylating methylmalonate-semialdehyde dehydrogenase — protein MRQIANFVNGQASESTSGRFGDVYNPNTGEVQARVGLSSEADMDRAVKSALTAQPIWAAMNPQRRARVMFEFKRLVEARMDELAELLSSEHGKVIADSKGDIQRGLEVIEFACGIPHALKGEYTEGAGPGIDVYSVRQPLGVVAGITPFNFPAMIPMWMFGVAIAVGNTFILKPSERDPSVPVRLGELMMEAGAPAGVLNVVHGDKVAVDAILHHPAIKAVSFVGSSDIAQYVYATGAANGKRVQAMGGAKNHGIILPDADLDQAVKDIIGAAYGSAGERCMALPVVTPVGTKTAEAVRERLLGEIDKLKVGISTDASAQYGPVVSAAHKQRIKDYIQMGVDEGAELVVDGREFALQGYENGYFLAPTLFDHVKPEMKSYQDEIFGPVLQIVRADSFEEALSLPSKHQYGNGVAIFTRNGRAAREFASRVDVGMVGINVPIPVPVAYHTFGGWKRSAFGDTNQHGMEGVKFYTKVKTITARWPEGMTEDSAFVIPTMK, from the coding sequence ATGCGTCAGATCGCCAACTTCGTGAACGGCCAGGCCTCCGAATCCACCTCCGGCCGGTTCGGCGACGTCTACAACCCCAACACCGGCGAGGTGCAGGCGCGGGTCGGCCTTTCCAGCGAGGCCGACATGGACCGGGCCGTCAAATCGGCCCTGACCGCCCAGCCGATCTGGGCGGCCATGAACCCGCAGCGCCGCGCCCGCGTGATGTTCGAGTTCAAGCGCCTGGTGGAAGCGCGCATGGACGAACTAGCCGAACTGCTCTCGTCCGAGCACGGCAAGGTGATCGCCGACTCCAAGGGCGATATCCAGCGCGGCCTGGAGGTGATCGAGTTCGCCTGCGGCATCCCCCATGCGCTGAAGGGTGAATATACCGAAGGCGCCGGCCCGGGCATCGACGTCTATTCCGTCCGCCAGCCCCTGGGCGTCGTGGCCGGCATCACCCCGTTCAACTTCCCGGCCATGATCCCGATGTGGATGTTCGGCGTGGCCATCGCCGTCGGCAACACCTTCATCCTAAAGCCCTCCGAGCGCGACCCTTCCGTGCCGGTGCGCCTGGGCGAGCTGATGATGGAGGCTGGCGCTCCCGCGGGCGTCCTGAACGTCGTCCACGGCGACAAGGTCGCGGTCGACGCCATCCTGCACCACCCGGCGATCAAGGCGGTCAGCTTCGTCGGCTCTTCCGACATCGCCCAGTACGTCTACGCCACCGGCGCCGCCAACGGTAAGCGGGTCCAGGCCATGGGCGGGGCCAAGAACCACGGCATCATCCTGCCCGACGCCGACCTCGACCAGGCGGTCAAGGATATCATCGGCGCCGCCTACGGCTCGGCCGGCGAGCGCTGCATGGCCCTGCCGGTGGTCACCCCCGTGGGGACCAAGACCGCCGAGGCTGTGCGCGAGCGCCTGCTGGGCGAGATCGACAAGCTGAAGGTCGGCATCTCCACCGACGCCTCGGCCCAGTACGGACCGGTGGTCAGCGCCGCCCACAAGCAGCGGATCAAGGACTACATCCAGATGGGCGTCGACGAGGGCGCCGAGCTGGTGGTCGACGGCCGCGAATTCGCGCTGCAGGGCTATGAGAACGGCTACTTCCTGGCCCCGACCCTGTTCGACCACGTCAAGCCCGAGATGAAGTCCTATCAGGACGAGATCTTCGGTCCGGTGCTGCAGATCGTCCGCGCCGACAGCTTCGAGGAGGCGCTGAGCCTGCCCTCCAAGCACCAGTACGGCAACGGCGTCGCCATCTTCACCCGTAACGGTCGCGCCGCGCGCGAGTTCGCGTCCCGCGTCGACGTCGGCATGGTCGGCATCAACGTGCCGATCCCGGTGCCGGTGGCCTACCACACCTTCGGCGGCTGGAAGCGCTCGGCCTTCGGCGACACCAACCAGCACGGCATGGAGGGGGTCAAATTCTACACCAAGGTCAAGACCATCACCGCCCGCTGGCCCGAAGGCATGACCGAGGACTCGGCCTTCGTCATCCCGACGATGAAATAG
- a CDS encoding isobutyryl-CoA dehydrogenase, with product MRDSPSSPSRLRHGGRMSFDLNEDQRAIQDAARAFATAELAPHSARWDEESFFPVDTLRKAAELGFAGIYVREDVGGSGLTRLDASLIFEALSYGDVSTAAYISIHNMASWMIDRFGSDELRQRYLPRLTTMELIASYCLTEPGSGSDAAGLRTTAKRDGDHYVLNGSKAFISGAGVSDVYVVMVRTGESGPRGVSTLVVEKGTPGLSFGANEKKMGWKSQPTAVVNFDNCRVPIENRVGEEGDGFKFAMAGLDGGRLNIASCSLGGAALALDCAKSHLETRHQFGRPLREFQALQFRLADMATELEAARLMVRRGAAALDAKHPDATQFCAMAKRFATDAGFEVANQALQLHGGYGYLKDYPLERIVRDLRVHQILEGTNEIMRVIIAREMFRR from the coding sequence ATGAGGGATAGCCCCTCGTCGCCGTCCCGACTGCGGCATGGAGGTCGCATGAGCTTTGACCTGAATGAAGACCAGCGCGCGATCCAGGACGCGGCCCGCGCGTTCGCGACTGCGGAACTCGCCCCGCATTCGGCCCGCTGGGACGAGGAGTCCTTCTTCCCCGTCGACACCCTGCGCAAGGCGGCCGAGCTGGGTTTCGCCGGCATCTATGTGCGCGAGGACGTGGGCGGCTCTGGCCTGACGCGTCTCGACGCCTCGCTGATCTTCGAGGCCCTGTCCTACGGCGACGTCTCCACCGCGGCCTATATCTCGATCCACAACATGGCGTCGTGGATGATCGACCGGTTCGGCTCGGACGAGTTGCGCCAGCGCTACCTGCCGCGCCTGACCACAATGGAGCTGATCGCCTCCTACTGCCTGACCGAGCCGGGCTCGGGCTCGGACGCGGCAGGCCTCAGAACCACCGCCAAGCGCGACGGCGACCACTACGTCCTGAACGGCTCCAAGGCGTTCATTTCCGGCGCCGGGGTCTCGGACGTCTATGTGGTGATGGTCCGCACCGGCGAGTCCGGCCCGCGCGGGGTCTCGACCCTGGTGGTGGAGAAGGGGACCCCGGGCCTCTCCTTCGGCGCCAACGAGAAGAAGATGGGCTGGAAGAGCCAGCCGACCGCGGTGGTCAATTTCGACAACTGCCGGGTGCCGATCGAGAACCGGGTCGGCGAGGAGGGCGACGGCTTCAAGTTCGCCATGGCCGGCCTCGACGGCGGGCGCCTCAACATCGCCTCCTGCTCCCTGGGCGGCGCGGCGCTGGCGCTGGACTGCGCCAAGAGCCACCTGGAGACCCGCCACCAGTTCGGCCGGCCGCTGCGCGAGTTCCAGGCCCTGCAGTTCCGCCTGGCCGACATGGCCACCGAGCTGGAGGCCGCCCGGCTGATGGTTCGCCGGGGCGCCGCGGCCCTCGACGCCAAGCACCCCGACGCCACCCAGTTCTGCGCCATGGCCAAGCGCTTCGCCACCGACGCCGGCTTCGAGGTCGCCAACCAGGCCCTGCAGCTGCACGGCGGCTACGGCTACCTGAAGGACTATCCGCTGGAGCGGATCGTCCGCGACCTGCGTGTCCACCAGATCCTGGAAGGCACCAACGAGATCATGCGCGTGATCATCGCGCGGGAGATGTTCCGCCGATGA
- a CDS encoding enoyl-CoA hydratase/isomerase family protein, producing MSEAEVLTRIEGGVGRVTLNRPAALHALTTNMCRLITAALLDWRGNPAVKAILLDHAGERGFCAGGDIRMLAESGAGDGRAAREFFHAEYRLNHLLFGYPKPVVAIMDGVTMGGGVGLSMPARYRIATERTTYAMPETGIGLFPDVGGGWYLPRKPGKAGLWLALTGARIKAADCLALGVATHYALSANIEALKQALVEALADGEAVDAIETVLPQFTANPDPAPVAAHRAEIDRLFAGPSVEAIFAALEADGGEWATAQLKTLNTKSPQTMKVAFRQLALGAAMTDFADNMAMEYRIGARVVQKHDFIEGVRAVIVDKDNSPRWRPDTLEGVTEAQLDEIFAPLPPGEEWTPLPELQA from the coding sequence ATGAGCGAGGCCGAAGTCCTGACCCGTATCGAGGGCGGCGTTGGCCGCGTCACCCTCAACCGCCCCGCCGCCCTGCACGCCCTGACCACCAACATGTGCCGCCTGATCACGGCTGCGCTCTTGGACTGGCGCGGCAACCCGGCAGTGAAGGCCATCCTGCTCGACCACGCCGGCGAACGCGGCTTCTGCGCCGGCGGCGACATTCGCATGCTGGCCGAGAGCGGGGCGGGCGACGGCCGGGCCGCGCGCGAGTTCTTCCATGCCGAATACCGCCTGAACCACCTGCTGTTCGGCTATCCCAAGCCGGTCGTGGCCATCATGGACGGCGTGACCATGGGCGGCGGCGTGGGCCTTTCGATGCCGGCGCGCTACCGCATCGCCACCGAGCGGACCACCTACGCCATGCCCGAGACTGGCATTGGGCTGTTCCCGGATGTCGGCGGCGGCTGGTACCTGCCGCGCAAGCCCGGCAAGGCGGGCCTGTGGCTGGCCTTGACTGGCGCGCGGATCAAGGCGGCCGACTGTCTGGCGCTGGGCGTCGCCACCCACTACGCCCTCAGCGCCAATATCGAAGCCCTGAAGCAGGCCCTGGTCGAGGCCCTGGCGGACGGCGAGGCGGTCGACGCCATCGAAACCGTCCTGCCGCAGTTCACCGCCAACCCCGACCCGGCGCCGGTCGCCGCCCACCGCGCCGAGATCGACCGCCTGTTCGCCGGCCCCTCGGTCGAGGCGATCTTCGCCGCCCTTGAGGCTGACGGTGGCGAATGGGCGACCGCCCAGCTGAAGACGCTGAACACCAAATCGCCCCAGACCATGAAGGTCGCCTTCCGCCAGCTGGCCCTGGGCGCGGCCATGACCGACTTCGCCGACAACATGGCCATGGAGTACCGCATCGGCGCCCGGGTGGTGCAGAAGCACGACTTCATCGAAGGCGTGCGCGCGGTGATCGTCGACAAGGACAACAGTCCCCGCTGGCGCCCGGACACGCTGGAAGGCGTCACCGAGGCCCAGCTGGACGAGATCTTCGCGCCCCTGCCGCCGGGCGAGGAATGGACCCCGCTTCCGGAGTTGCAAGCATGA
- the mmsB gene encoding 3-hydroxyisobutyrate dehydrogenase: MTRIAFIGLGNMGGGMAANQAKAQHQVAAFDLSEAAVARAVEHGCRAAGSVAEAVKDAEVVITMLPAGAHVRAVYGDHVLPHAPKSALLIDCSTIDVESARAVAKQAAEAGFRFADAPVSGGTAAADAGTLAFMVGCEAADFAVVEAALQPMARVVIHAGSSGAGQAAKICNNMLLGISMLGTCEAFALAEKLGLEADRFFEIASKSSGQCWSITSYCPVPGPVPAAPSNRGYAGGFATAMMLKDLKLAQDAAAKAGAATPLGAQAEALYALFERLGHGGKDFSAVIQMLRGQLDALN, encoded by the coding sequence ATGACCCGCATCGCCTTCATCGGCCTTGGCAATATGGGCGGGGGCATGGCCGCCAACCAGGCCAAGGCCCAGCATCAGGTTGCGGCCTTCGACCTGTCCGAGGCCGCAGTGGCCCGCGCCGTCGAGCACGGCTGCCGCGCCGCCGGCTCTGTGGCCGAGGCGGTCAAGGACGCCGAGGTGGTGATCACCATGTTGCCCGCCGGCGCCCACGTCCGCGCCGTCTACGGCGACCACGTCCTGCCCCACGCGCCCAAGAGCGCGCTGCTGATCGACTGCTCGACCATCGACGTCGAAAGCGCCCGCGCCGTGGCCAAGCAGGCCGCCGAGGCCGGCTTCCGCTTCGCCGACGCCCCGGTCTCCGGCGGCACGGCCGCGGCCGACGCCGGGACCCTGGCCTTCATGGTCGGCTGCGAGGCGGCCGATTTCGCAGTGGTCGAGGCGGCGCTTCAGCCCATGGCGCGGGTGGTGATCCACGCCGGCTCCAGCGGCGCCGGCCAGGCGGCCAAGATCTGCAACAACATGCTGCTCGGCATCTCCATGCTGGGGACCTGCGAGGCCTTCGCCCTGGCGGAGAAGCTGGGCCTGGAGGCCGATCGCTTCTTCGAGATCGCTTCGAAGTCCTCCGGCCAGTGCTGGTCGATCACCAGCTATTGCCCGGTTCCCGGCCCCGTGCCGGCCGCCCCCTCCAACCGCGGCTATGCCGGCGGCTTCGCCACGGCGATGATGCTCAAGGACCTGAAGCTCGCCCAGGACGCCGCCGCCAAAGCCGGCGCCGCCACCCCGCTCGGCGCCCAGGCCGAGGCCCTCTACGCCTTGTTCGAGCGCCTGGGCCATGGCGGCAAGGACTTCTCGGCGGTAATCCAGATGCTGCGCGGCCAGCTCGACGCCCTCAACTGA
- a CDS encoding enoyl-CoA hydratase, producing MAYETLLTETHDGVRLIRLNRPEALNAFNNQLMNDLTAALDEAEADDAIGCMVITGSEKAFAAGADIKEMASKSYAEVYGEDFITRNWERVTRCRKPVIAAVAGFALGGGCEMAMMCDFIIAADNAKFGQPEINLGVSPGAGGTQRLTRFIGKSKAMDMILTARFMDAAEAERCGLVSRVVPVAELIDTAMAAAKKIASLSPNAVKLTKEMVNAAYETPLSQGVMLERRLFHSLFAFEDQKEGMAAFVEKRKPAFKGR from the coding sequence ATGGCCTACGAGACCCTGCTGACCGAGACCCACGACGGCGTGCGCCTGATCCGGCTGAACCGGCCCGAGGCGCTGAACGCCTTCAACAACCAGCTGATGAACGACCTCACCGCCGCCCTCGACGAGGCTGAGGCCGATGATGCGATCGGCTGCATGGTCATCACCGGCTCGGAAAAGGCCTTCGCCGCCGGCGCCGACATCAAGGAGATGGCCTCCAAGTCCTATGCCGAGGTCTATGGCGAGGACTTCATCACCCGCAACTGGGAGCGGGTCACGCGCTGCCGCAAGCCGGTGATCGCGGCGGTGGCCGGTTTCGCCCTGGGCGGCGGCTGCGAGATGGCCATGATGTGCGACTTCATCATCGCCGCCGACAACGCCAAGTTCGGCCAGCCGGAGATCAATCTCGGCGTCTCGCCGGGCGCCGGCGGCACCCAGCGCCTGACCCGCTTCATCGGCAAGTCCAAGGCCATGGACATGATCCTGACCGCCCGCTTCATGGACGCGGCCGAGGCCGAGCGCTGCGGCTTGGTCAGCCGGGTGGTGCCGGTGGCCGAACTGATCGACACGGCGATGGCTGCGGCGAAGAAGATCGCCTCTCTGTCGCCCAACGCCGTCAAGCTGACCAAGGAAATGGTGAACGCCGCCTACGAAACCCCGCTTTCGCAAGGGGTTATGCTCGAGCGCCGCCTGTTCCACTCCCTGTTCGCCTTCGAGGACCAGAAGGAGGGCATGGCCGCCTTCGTCGAAAAGCGTAAGCCTGCGTTCAAGGGGCGGTGA